One genomic window of Pecten maximus chromosome 3, xPecMax1.1, whole genome shotgun sequence includes the following:
- the LOC117324289 gene encoding probable caffeoyl-CoA O-methyltransferase 1 isoform X1, with product MNLLLKKPLKSKMTTKPYDDPVIPQYWDQPILRHLTKLQDMSNVQGVSNDIQTQIQICIDCIKAREDYCDDITSLSSTAIENLVYQTNQQNWQQVYDRGDIQWKVGPGMLTGELEGNFLKTLVSMSNAKRVLEVGLFTGNSALAMAEALPVDGKVVALEISEYIGKFARKLMDESPHGKKIDIQIGPAKDNMEKLAQEGHQFDIVFIDANKEGYMDYYKIIMDNNMLSPRGTILIDNALHGGMAYLSPENALLPGMEAVNMVITKFNEYVYNDDRVSQVMIPIRDGVLAIRRKDEFEGEM from the exons AAACCCCTGAAATCAAAAATGACTACCAAGCCGTATGATGACCCCGTCATTCCACAGTATTGGGACCAGCCAATCCTTCGCCACCTTACTAAGCTACAGGACATGTCTAACGTCCAAGGAGTTTCGAACGATATCCAGACACAGATTCAGATCTGTATAGATTGTATCAAA GCAAGGGAGGACTACTGTGATGACATCACGTCCCTATCAAGCACTGCTATTGAGAATCTGGTATACCAGACAAACCAACAAAACTGGCAGCAGGTGTACGACCGTGGCGACATCCAGTGGAAGGTGGGACCAGGCATGCTTACAGGAGAATTGGAGG GGAACTTCTTAAAAACGCTTGTCAGTATGTCAAATGCCAAGAGAGTTCTTGAAGTTGGCCTGTTCACTGGAAATAGTGCTCTTGCAATGGCAGAGGCACTTCCGGTTGACGGAAAGGTGGTTGCGTTGGAGATATCGGAATACATTGGGAAATTTGCGCGAAAGCTGATGGATGAATCACCTCATGGAAAGAAGATTGATATACAAATAG GCCCAGCTAAAGATAACATGGAGAAGCTCGCACAAGAAGGACACCAGTTTGACATAGTGTTTATTGACGCCAATAAGGAGGGATACATGGACTACTATAAA ATCATCATGGATAACAACATGCTTAGCCCTCGTGGCACTATTCTGATTGACAACGCGCTACATGGGGGCATGGCGTACTTGTCCCCTGAAAACGCCCTTCTCCCAGGGATGGAAGCGGTCAACATGGTAATAACAAAATTCAACGAGTATGTCTACAACGACGACAGGGTCAGCCAG
- the LOC117324289 gene encoding probable caffeoyl-CoA O-methyltransferase 1 isoform X2: MTTKPYDDPVIPQYWDQPILRHLTKLQDMSNVQGVSNDIQTQIQICIDCIKAREDYCDDITSLSSTAIENLVYQTNQQNWQQVYDRGDIQWKVGPGMLTGELEGNFLKTLVSMSNAKRVLEVGLFTGNSALAMAEALPVDGKVVALEISEYIGKFARKLMDESPHGKKIDIQIGPAKDNMEKLAQEGHQFDIVFIDANKEGYMDYYKIIMDNNMLSPRGTILIDNALHGGMAYLSPENALLPGMEAVNMVITKFNEYVYNDDRVSQVMIPIRDGVLAIRRKDEFEGEM, encoded by the exons ATGACTACCAAGCCGTATGATGACCCCGTCATTCCACAGTATTGGGACCAGCCAATCCTTCGCCACCTTACTAAGCTACAGGACATGTCTAACGTCCAAGGAGTTTCGAACGATATCCAGACACAGATTCAGATCTGTATAGATTGTATCAAA GCAAGGGAGGACTACTGTGATGACATCACGTCCCTATCAAGCACTGCTATTGAGAATCTGGTATACCAGACAAACCAACAAAACTGGCAGCAGGTGTACGACCGTGGCGACATCCAGTGGAAGGTGGGACCAGGCATGCTTACAGGAGAATTGGAGG GGAACTTCTTAAAAACGCTTGTCAGTATGTCAAATGCCAAGAGAGTTCTTGAAGTTGGCCTGTTCACTGGAAATAGTGCTCTTGCAATGGCAGAGGCACTTCCGGTTGACGGAAAGGTGGTTGCGTTGGAGATATCGGAATACATTGGGAAATTTGCGCGAAAGCTGATGGATGAATCACCTCATGGAAAGAAGATTGATATACAAATAG GCCCAGCTAAAGATAACATGGAGAAGCTCGCACAAGAAGGACACCAGTTTGACATAGTGTTTATTGACGCCAATAAGGAGGGATACATGGACTACTATAAA ATCATCATGGATAACAACATGCTTAGCCCTCGTGGCACTATTCTGATTGACAACGCGCTACATGGGGGCATGGCGTACTTGTCCCCTGAAAACGCCCTTCTCCCAGGGATGGAAGCGGTCAACATGGTAATAACAAAATTCAACGAGTATGTCTACAACGACGACAGGGTCAGCCAG